The following are encoded in a window of Arthrobacter woluwensis genomic DNA:
- a CDS encoding metal-sulfur cluster assembly factor: MTEVNAARTSLEDVEEALKDVIDPELGVNVVDLGLLYGLKYSDEDGALLIDMTLTTAACPLTDVLEEQVGKALDGVVDDWRLNWVWMPPWGPERITDDGKDQMRALGFNI; the protein is encoded by the coding sequence ATGACCGAAGTGAATGCGGCCAGGACAAGTCTTGAGGACGTCGAAGAGGCGCTCAAGGACGTCATCGACCCCGAGCTCGGCGTCAACGTCGTGGATCTGGGCCTGCTCTACGGGCTCAAGTACTCCGACGAGGACGGCGCGCTCCTGATCGACATGACGCTGACCACCGCGGCCTGCCCGCTCACCGACGTGCTCGAGGAGCAGGTGGGCAAGGCCCTGGACGGTGTCGTGGACGACTGGCGCCTCAACTGGGTGTGGATGCCGCCGTGGGGTCCCGAGCGGATCACCGATGACGGCAAGGACCAGATGCGGGCCCTCGGCTTCAACATCTGA
- the sufB gene encoding Fe-S cluster assembly protein SufB: MTDQLAEKPVAEGTVISEILEKNPELHGIGNYEYGWADKDDAGANARRGLNEDVVRDISTKKSEPEWMLDLRLKGLKYFDRKPMPAWGADLSGIDFDNIKYFVRSTEKQAGSWEELPEDIRTTYEKLGIPEAERSRLVAGVAAQYESEVVYHQIREDLEQQGVIFLDTDTALKEHPEIFQEYFGTVIPVGDNKFASLNTAVWSGGSFVYVPKGVHVEIPLQAYFRINTENMGQFERTLIIADEDSYVHYIEGCTAPIYSSDSLHSAVVEIVVKKGARVRYTTIQNWSNNVYNLVTKRAICEEGATMEWIDGNIGSKVTMKYPAVYLVGEHAKGETLSIAFAGEGQHQDTGSKMVHIAPNTKSSIISKSVARNGGRAAYRGLVQVREGAKHSANTVRCDALLVDTISRSDTYPYIDIREDDVLLGHEATVSRVSEEQLFYLMSRGMPEDEAMAMIVRGFIEPIARELPMEYALELNRLIELQMEGSVG, encoded by the coding sequence ATGACGGACCAACTAGCAGAAAAGCCAGTGGCTGAGGGTACGGTGATCTCCGAGATTCTGGAAAAGAACCCGGAGCTCCACGGTATCGGCAACTACGAATACGGCTGGGCAGACAAGGACGACGCCGGTGCGAACGCGCGCCGCGGCCTGAACGAAGACGTCGTCCGGGACATCTCCACCAAGAAGAGCGAACCCGAGTGGATGCTTGACCTGCGTCTGAAGGGCCTCAAGTACTTCGACCGGAAGCCGATGCCCGCCTGGGGCGCCGACCTCTCCGGCATCGATTTCGACAACATCAAGTACTTCGTGCGCTCCACGGAGAAGCAGGCCGGTTCCTGGGAAGAGCTTCCCGAGGACATCCGGACCACCTACGAGAAGCTCGGCATCCCGGAAGCGGAGCGCAGCCGCCTCGTGGCCGGCGTCGCGGCTCAGTACGAGTCCGAGGTCGTCTACCACCAGATCCGCGAGGACCTGGAGCAGCAGGGCGTCATCTTCCTCGACACCGACACCGCGCTGAAGGAACACCCGGAGATCTTCCAGGAGTACTTCGGCACCGTGATCCCGGTGGGCGACAACAAGTTCGCCTCCCTGAACACGGCCGTGTGGTCCGGCGGCTCCTTCGTCTACGTCCCCAAGGGCGTTCACGTGGAGATCCCGCTGCAGGCCTACTTCCGCATCAACACGGAGAACATGGGCCAGTTCGAGCGCACCCTCATCATCGCCGACGAGGACTCCTACGTGCACTACATCGAGGGCTGCACCGCCCCGATCTACAGCTCGGACTCGCTGCACTCCGCCGTGGTCGAGATCGTGGTCAAGAAGGGCGCCCGCGTCCGCTACACCACCATCCAGAACTGGTCCAACAACGTGTACAACCTGGTGACCAAGCGTGCGATCTGCGAAGAGGGCGCCACCATGGAGTGGATCGATGGCAACATCGGCTCCAAGGTCACCATGAAGTACCCGGCCGTCTACCTCGTGGGCGAGCACGCCAAGGGCGAGACCCTGTCCATCGCCTTCGCCGGCGAGGGCCAGCACCAGGACACCGGTTCCAAGATGGTGCACATCGCTCCGAACACCAAGAGCTCCATCATCTCCAAGTCGGTGGCCCGCAACGGCGGTCGTGCCGCGTACCGCGGCCTGGTCCAGGTCCGCGAAGGCGCCAAGCACTCCGCCAACACCGTCCGCTGTGACGCCCTGCTGGTGGACACCATCTCCCGCTCGGACACCTACCCGTACATCGACATCCGCGAGGACGATGTGCTGCTGGGCCACGAGGCCACGGTCTCCCGTGTCTCCGAGGAGCAGCTGTTCTACCTGATGTCCCGCGGCATGCCCGAGGACGAGGCCATGGCCATGATCGTGCGCGGCTTCATCGAGCCGATCGCCCGCGAGCTCCCCATGGAGTACGCGCTCGAGCTCAACCGCCTCATCGAACTCCAGATGGAAGGATCCGTCGGTTAA
- a CDS encoding carboxymuconolactone decarboxylase family protein has product MNRRVNISKAHSETFKALGKLSKAATEAAAAADISPLLCELLKIRASQINGCAYCLRLHTKDAVTLGETQDRLAVLPAWRESEYFTAVERAALALTEAITQVSDHQVPDEVYVPVSQVLSEEQISAVSWLAITINAYNRVAITSHYTVKP; this is encoded by the coding sequence ATGAACCGTCGAGTGAACATCAGCAAAGCCCATTCCGAGACCTTCAAAGCGCTGGGGAAGCTGAGCAAGGCCGCCACTGAGGCCGCTGCCGCGGCGGACATCAGCCCCCTGCTCTGCGAGCTCCTCAAGATCCGCGCCTCGCAGATCAACGGCTGCGCCTACTGTCTGCGGCTGCACACCAAGGACGCGGTCACGCTGGGTGAGACGCAGGACCGCCTCGCGGTCCTCCCGGCGTGGCGGGAGAGCGAGTACTTCACCGCCGTCGAACGCGCCGCGCTGGCCCTGACCGAGGCGATCACCCAGGTGTCCGATCACCAGGTCCCGGACGAGGTCTACGTCCCGGTGTCCCAGGTGCTCAGCGAGGAGCAGATCTCCGCGGTGTCCTGGCTCGCCATCACGATCAACGCCTACAACCGCGTCGCCATCACGAGCCACTACACCGTCAAGCCCTGA
- the sufD gene encoding Fe-S cluster assembly protein SufD, which translates to MTAEATEKARIGAPSIAGFTEEGEQLVSSKVDHKHNDGTTVMSSRAERLTSHNVADFALPDGREEEWRFTPVRELQPLLQDGANDDGATTVSVEAPEGYVSAPLAIGQAPRATALVPADRAAAVASANAPEALHVVVPEGAQPEEPVRILLSGQGAGKRSNSHLVLEAGANSKSVVILEHDGSANHNGNVEIFVGEAAELTVVSVQLWEDDAIHLAQHDAVVAKEGVYKHIAVTLGGKIVRLNSNVRFSGEQAEAELLGLYFADAGQHLEHRSFVDHNVPNCTSNVLYKGALQGKGAHTVWVGDCLIQKQAVGTDSYEKNQNLVLTDGCRADSVPNLEIETGLIAGAGHASSTGRFDDEHLFYLMARGIPEDVARRLVVRGFLNEIIQKIKVPALEDRLTEAVERELAAGEN; encoded by the coding sequence ATGACTGCCGAAGCAACTGAGAAGGCCCGCATCGGCGCCCCGTCGATCGCCGGTTTCACCGAAGAGGGCGAGCAGCTGGTCTCCAGCAAGGTCGACCACAAGCACAATGACGGCACCACCGTCATGTCCTCCCGGGCCGAGCGTCTGACCAGCCACAACGTGGCCGATTTCGCTCTGCCGGACGGCCGTGAGGAGGAGTGGCGCTTCACCCCGGTGCGCGAGCTCCAGCCGCTGCTGCAGGACGGCGCGAACGACGACGGCGCCACGACGGTCTCCGTCGAGGCTCCCGAGGGCTACGTGTCCGCTCCGCTGGCCATCGGTCAGGCGCCCCGCGCCACCGCGCTGGTGCCGGCCGACCGTGCCGCCGCCGTGGCCTCCGCCAACGCTCCCGAGGCGCTGCACGTCGTCGTGCCCGAAGGCGCGCAGCCCGAGGAGCCCGTGCGGATCCTCCTGTCCGGCCAGGGCGCCGGCAAGCGGTCCAACAGCCACCTCGTCCTCGAGGCGGGCGCCAACTCCAAGTCGGTCGTCATCCTCGAGCACGACGGTTCGGCCAACCACAACGGCAACGTCGAGATCTTCGTCGGCGAGGCCGCCGAGCTCACCGTCGTGTCCGTGCAGCTCTGGGAGGATGACGCCATCCACCTGGCCCAGCACGACGCCGTCGTGGCCAAGGAAGGCGTGTACAAGCACATCGCCGTGACGCTGGGCGGCAAGATCGTCCGCCTGAACTCCAATGTGCGCTTCTCCGGCGAGCAGGCCGAGGCCGAGCTCCTGGGGCTCTACTTCGCCGATGCCGGGCAGCACCTGGAGCACCGCTCGTTCGTGGATCACAACGTCCCGAACTGCACCTCCAACGTCCTCTACAAGGGCGCGCTGCAGGGCAAGGGCGCTCACACCGTGTGGGTGGGCGACTGCCTCATCCAGAAGCAGGCCGTCGGCACCGACTCGTACGAGAAGAACCAGAACCTGGTCCTGACCGACGGCTGCCGTGCGGACTCCGTGCCGAACCTGGAGATCGAGACCGGCCTGATCGCCGGCGCCGGTCACGCCTCCTCGACCGGCCGTTTCGATGACGAGCACCTGTTCTACCTCATGGCGCGAGGCATCCCGGAGGATGTGGCCCGCCGTCTGGTGGTCCGCGGCTTCCTGAACGAGATCATCCAGAAGATCAAGGTCCCGGCCCTCGAGGATCGCCTCACCGAGGCCGTGGAACGCGAACTGGCCGCAGGCGAGAACTAG
- a CDS encoding non-heme iron oxygenase ferredoxin subunit, protein MPETPQGTLVCKSTEISPKQALRVLLDGYPVAVVKDSMGEIHAIGDTCSHADVSLSEGDVEGGAIECWGHGSQFDLRSGQPLQLPAYDPVPVFAVEIHGDDVYVDTSNVVNGARVF, encoded by the coding sequence GTGCCGGAAACGCCCCAGGGCACCTTGGTGTGCAAGAGCACCGAGATTTCGCCCAAGCAGGCCCTCAGGGTTCTCCTCGACGGATACCCCGTCGCCGTGGTGAAGGACTCCATGGGGGAGATCCACGCCATCGGCGACACCTGCTCGCACGCGGACGTGTCCCTCTCCGAGGGTGACGTCGAGGGCGGCGCGATCGAATGCTGGGGACACGGTTCCCAGTTCGATCTGCGGTCCGGCCAGCCGCTCCAGCTGCCCGCCTATGATCCCGTTCCCGTCTTCGCCGTGGAGATCCACGGCGACGACGTGTACGTCGACACCAGCAACGTTGTGAACGGCGCCCGGGTCTTCTGA
- the proS gene encoding proline--tRNA ligase → MVKAHASVLADQVEDFPRWYQDVLDKAQLADNGPVRGTMVIRPYAYGIWERMQAAVDGRIKAAGAENVYLPLFIPQSYLEREAEHVDGFSPELAVVTHAGGKELSEPVVVRPTSETIFGELMAKWVQSYRDLPLLLNQWANVVRWEMRPRTFLRTSEFLWQEGHTAHATREEAAAYARRIHLEVYRSFLEDVLAIPVLMGDKSPAERFAGAVNTMTCEAMMVDGKALQMATSHELGQNFAKAFGIGFTDSEGAVQDCWTTSWGSSTRMLGGLIMSHGDNTGLRLPPAIAPVQLVIVPVRDDGRVLAAAARLREELEEAGVRVKIDERLTTGFGRRVTEWELKGVPLRIEIGPRDLEQGVATLVRRDTGSKAPVTLSETSALIPGLLTEIQHAMFQEAQRRLTDHTVETTDPAEAKEAAQAGFARIRWDLLGEAGERTLNGSAITVRCLQTEDGGLPAPDARPEELFAVVGRSY, encoded by the coding sequence ATGGTGAAAGCACACGCTTCCGTCCTCGCCGATCAAGTCGAGGACTTCCCCCGCTGGTATCAGGACGTCCTGGACAAGGCGCAGCTGGCCGACAACGGCCCGGTGCGCGGGACCATGGTCATCCGCCCCTATGCCTACGGCATCTGGGAGCGGATGCAGGCCGCCGTCGACGGCCGTATCAAAGCCGCCGGCGCCGAGAACGTCTACCTCCCGCTCTTCATCCCGCAGTCCTACCTGGAACGGGAGGCCGAGCATGTGGACGGGTTCAGCCCGGAGCTCGCCGTGGTCACTCACGCCGGAGGCAAGGAGCTCAGCGAGCCGGTGGTCGTGCGGCCCACCAGCGAGACGATCTTCGGTGAGCTCATGGCCAAGTGGGTCCAGTCCTACCGCGATCTGCCGCTCCTGCTGAATCAATGGGCCAACGTCGTGCGCTGGGAGATGCGTCCCCGGACGTTCCTGCGAACCAGCGAATTCCTGTGGCAGGAAGGCCACACGGCCCACGCGACGCGTGAGGAGGCGGCGGCGTACGCGCGCCGCATCCACCTCGAGGTGTACCGCTCGTTCCTGGAGGACGTCCTGGCCATCCCCGTCCTGATGGGTGACAAGTCCCCCGCCGAACGGTTCGCGGGCGCCGTCAACACCATGACCTGCGAGGCCATGATGGTCGACGGCAAAGCCCTCCAGATGGCCACGAGCCACGAACTCGGCCAGAACTTCGCCAAGGCCTTCGGCATCGGGTTCACGGACTCGGAGGGCGCCGTGCAGGACTGCTGGACCACGTCCTGGGGATCGAGCACGCGGATGCTCGGCGGGCTGATCATGTCCCATGGCGACAACACGGGGCTGCGCCTCCCTCCGGCCATCGCCCCGGTCCAGCTGGTGATCGTCCCCGTGCGCGACGACGGCCGCGTCCTCGCCGCTGCGGCGCGCCTCCGTGAGGAACTGGAGGAGGCGGGCGTCCGGGTGAAGATCGACGAACGGCTCACGACCGGCTTCGGACGCCGTGTGACGGAGTGGGAACTCAAGGGAGTCCCGCTCCGGATCGAGATCGGCCCGCGCGACCTGGAGCAGGGTGTCGCGACCCTCGTCCGCCGTGACACGGGCTCCAAGGCGCCGGTGACGCTCAGCGAGACCTCCGCGCTCATCCCCGGCCTGCTGACGGAGATCCAGCACGCGATGTTCCAGGAGGCCCAGCGTCGGCTGACGGACCACACCGTCGAGACGACCGATCCCGCCGAGGCGAAGGAGGCGGCTCAGGCGGGATTCGCCCGGATCCGCTGGGACCTCCTCGGCGAAGCCGGCGAGAGGACCCTCAACGGCTCGGCCATCACCGTGCGCTGCCTGCAGACCGAGGACGGTGGTCTCCCGGCCCCGGACGCGCGCCCCGAGGAACTCTTCGCGGTCGTGGGCAGGAGCTACTGA
- the sufC gene encoding Fe-S cluster assembly ATPase SufC: MSTLEIKDLHVSIETEQGEKEILKGVSLVIKTGETHAIMGPNGSGKSTLASTIAGHPRYTVTSGSITLDGEDVLEMSVDERARAGLFLAMQYPVEVPGVTMTNFLRTAKTAIDGEAPSLRHWTKDVKAAMEQLRIDADFAQRNVNEGFSGGEKKRVEILQLELFKPKFAILDETDSGLDVDALKVVSEGVNRAHAGGEMGTLLITHYTRILRYIKPDFVHVFVDGKVVEQGGPELADRLEDEGYDRYVAGAGTASEPAAV, translated from the coding sequence ATGTCTACTCTTGAAATCAAGGACCTGCACGTCAGCATTGAGACCGAGCAGGGCGAGAAGGAAATCCTCAAGGGCGTCTCCCTGGTCATCAAGACCGGCGAGACCCACGCCATCATGGGCCCCAACGGCTCCGGCAAGTCCACCCTGGCCTCCACGATCGCCGGTCACCCGCGCTACACCGTGACCAGCGGCTCCATCACCCTGGACGGCGAGGACGTCCTGGAGATGAGCGTGGACGAGCGCGCCCGCGCCGGTCTCTTCCTCGCCATGCAGTACCCGGTCGAGGTCCCCGGCGTCACCATGACCAACTTCCTCCGCACCGCCAAGACCGCGATCGACGGCGAGGCCCCCTCGCTGCGTCACTGGACCAAGGACGTCAAGGCCGCCATGGAGCAGCTGCGCATCGACGCCGACTTCGCCCAGCGCAACGTCAACGAGGGCTTCTCCGGCGGCGAGAAGAAGCGCGTGGAGATCCTCCAGCTCGAGCTCTTCAAGCCGAAGTTCGCCATCCTGGACGAGACCGACTCCGGCCTGGACGTCGACGCCCTGAAGGTCGTCTCCGAGGGCGTCAACCGCGCTCACGCCGGTGGCGAGATGGGCACGCTGCTCATCACCCACTACACGCGCATCCTGCGCTACATCAAGCCGGACTTCGTCCACGTCTTCGTCGACGGCAAGGTCGTCGAGCAGGGTGGCCCGGAGCTGGCCGACCGCCTCGAGGACGAGGGCTACGACCGCTACGTGGCCGGCGCCGGCACGGCCTCCGAGCCGGCAGCGGTCTGA
- a CDS encoding helix-turn-helix transcriptional regulator, translating into MSTSARREEFAEFLSSRRARLRPEDVGLPRGARRRVAGLRREEVAQLAGVGLTWYTWLEQGRPIAASEQVLTSIARALLLSDDERDHLFALAGAAIPERAPMSCLNDSHHELLAKLMPYPAAAQTARFDIVAYNRSYRYLFTDFDRIPVGERNCARLLFTAPEWQKAHVDLEHAQRRIAARLRAAYGRHREYPEWQRFIQELQDASPVFRELWARGDVSGERNALKRLRHPQLGELNLSMTSLWTDETLGTRIVWFAPADAVSAERLELLARLEQDQPLTSAAA; encoded by the coding sequence ATGTCCACTTCGGCACGCCGCGAGGAATTCGCGGAATTTCTGAGTTCCCGTCGGGCGCGGCTGCGGCCGGAGGACGTGGGGCTGCCACGGGGCGCGCGGCGCCGCGTCGCGGGTCTCCGGCGCGAGGAAGTGGCCCAGCTCGCCGGCGTCGGACTCACTTGGTACACGTGGCTCGAGCAGGGTCGGCCCATCGCGGCGTCGGAGCAGGTGCTGACGTCGATCGCGCGGGCGCTCCTCCTGAGTGACGACGAACGGGATCACCTGTTCGCGCTGGCCGGCGCCGCGATCCCCGAGCGTGCCCCGATGAGCTGCCTGAACGACTCGCACCACGAACTGCTCGCCAAGCTCATGCCCTACCCGGCGGCCGCTCAGACCGCCCGCTTCGACATCGTCGCCTACAACCGCTCCTACCGGTATCTGTTCACGGACTTCGACCGGATCCCGGTGGGGGAGCGCAACTGCGCGCGGCTGCTGTTCACGGCTCCGGAATGGCAGAAGGCGCACGTGGATCTCGAGCACGCTCAGCGGCGCATCGCCGCCCGTCTCCGCGCCGCCTACGGCCGCCATCGGGAGTATCCCGAATGGCAGCGCTTCATCCAGGAGCTCCAGGACGCCTCCCCGGTGTTCCGGGAGCTCTGGGCCCGTGGCGACGTCTCCGGTGAGCGCAACGCCCTCAAGCGGCTCCGTCACCCCCAGTTGGGTGAGCTGAATCTCAGCATGACGAGCCTGTGGACCGACGAGACCCTTGGAACGCGGATCGTCTGGTTCGCCCCGGCGGACGCTGTGAGCGCCGAACGCCTGGAACTCCTCGCACGGCTGGAGCAGGATCAGCCGCTGACCAGCGCCGCGGCCTGA
- a CDS encoding helix-turn-helix transcriptional regulator: MPAQREVPSRAASSRAATRGSLVESEDRTRDKVRAAVLEHGPISAAELGKLLGYTPAAVRRHLDQLERGGVIEVKRMVKAGAGAGRPARRYVISSQGQQHWGDDYLDIASKALHELAALGGEQAVEAFAERRFAGMAERYADEVNAAGPDVEARAMALVAALNRDGFVANANVLRIHPVSKKPLPPQLTAIQLCQGHCPIQNLAAEFPVFCDKETEVFERLLGVDVRRLSTLANGGHVCTTHIPTGRNHQQERP, encoded by the coding sequence GTGCCCGCGCAGCGTGAGGTCCCGTCCCGTGCAGCCTCATCCCGTGCGGCCACGCGAGGCTCCCTGGTCGAGTCCGAGGACCGGACGCGGGACAAGGTCCGGGCCGCCGTGCTGGAGCACGGTCCCATCAGCGCCGCCGAACTCGGCAAGCTGCTCGGCTACACGCCCGCCGCCGTCCGCCGTCACCTCGACCAGCTCGAGCGCGGAGGTGTGATCGAGGTCAAGCGCATGGTCAAGGCCGGGGCGGGAGCGGGCCGCCCGGCGCGGCGTTACGTGATCAGCTCCCAGGGTCAGCAGCACTGGGGCGACGACTACCTGGACATCGCCAGCAAGGCGCTGCACGAGCTGGCGGCACTGGGCGGCGAACAGGCCGTCGAGGCGTTCGCCGAGCGCCGTTTCGCCGGCATGGCGGAGCGCTACGCCGACGAGGTGAACGCCGCAGGGCCCGACGTCGAGGCCCGCGCCATGGCGCTCGTCGCGGCGCTCAACCGTGACGGCTTCGTCGCGAACGCCAATGTCCTGCGCATCCATCCGGTGAGTAAGAAGCCCTTGCCGCCGCAGCTCACAGCGATCCAGCTGTGCCAGGGGCATTGCCCCATCCAGAACCTGGCCGCCGAATTCCCGGTCTTCTGTGACAAGGAGACCGAAGTGTTCGAACGGCTTCTCGGTGTGGACGTCCGTCGTCTTTCCACGCTGGCCAACGGCGGCCACGTCTGCACCACGCACATTCCTACCGGACGCAACCACCAGCAAGAAAGGCCGTGA
- a CDS encoding ABC transporter ATP-binding protein has protein sequence MRSAAPPVLVIDSLVKDVGPVTALDGRMMRVVAGLSLTAHAGEVTALLGVNGAGKTTTLECAQGLQRRTDGRVELLGHDPDTAGPELRARVGVMLQEGGLPPSAHPIPLLQHIARMYQDPWPVDDLVERLSIAEFARTSVRRLSGGQKQRLALAAALVGRPEVLFLDEPSAGMDPQSRQLVFTLIQELRDSGMGIVLTTHLMDDAERLADYVYIVDAGRIVAEGTVASLLAHRDDAGSENRMLTFDADPGLTFALPDGLDIAETRSGSYSVEGISTPAHLRAIATAWEVGGVFPRSLSMSSSTLEDVFLDIAARSAEQARTEQSQAEQPPNDGGSRPAPLTNHVPNGGRE, from the coding sequence GTGCGTTCCGCTGCTCCCCCAGTCCTCGTGATCGATTCCCTCGTCAAGGATGTCGGTCCGGTCACGGCCCTCGACGGCCGCATGATGCGCGTCGTCGCCGGCCTCTCCCTGACCGCCCATGCCGGCGAGGTGACCGCCCTGCTCGGCGTCAACGGCGCCGGCAAGACCACCACCCTCGAATGCGCCCAGGGCCTTCAGCGCCGTACGGACGGACGGGTCGAACTGCTCGGCCACGACCCCGACACGGCGGGCCCCGAGCTGCGCGCCCGGGTGGGCGTCATGCTCCAGGAAGGCGGCTTGCCGCCCTCCGCGCATCCGATCCCCCTGCTCCAGCACATCGCCCGGATGTACCAGGACCCCTGGCCCGTGGACGATCTGGTCGAGCGGCTCTCCATCGCCGAGTTCGCCCGCACCTCCGTGCGCAGGCTCTCCGGGGGACAGAAGCAGCGCCTCGCTCTCGCCGCCGCGCTCGTCGGCCGCCCCGAAGTCCTCTTCCTCGACGAGCCGAGCGCCGGCATGGATCCGCAGTCGCGGCAGCTGGTCTTCACCCTGATCCAGGAGCTCCGTGACTCCGGCATGGGCATCGTGCTGACCACCCACCTCATGGACGACGCCGAGCGTCTGGCCGACTACGTCTACATCGTCGACGCCGGGCGGATCGTGGCGGAGGGCACCGTCGCCTCGTTGCTCGCGCACCGCGACGACGCCGGCTCCGAGAACCGCATGCTGACCTTCGACGCCGATCCCGGGCTCACCTTCGCGCTTCCCGACGGTCTGGACATCGCGGAGACCCGGTCCGGGTCCTACTCCGTGGAGGGGATCAGCACCCCGGCGCATCTGCGCGCCATCGCCACCGCTTGGGAGGTCGGCGGCGTCTTCCCCCGCAGCCTCTCGATGTCGTCCTCCACCCTGGAGGACGTCTTCCTCGACATCGCCGCCCGCAGCGCCGAACAGGCCCGGACCGAACAGTCTCAGGCCGAGCAGCCCCCGAACGACGGCGGCTCCCGGCCGGCCCCTCTGACGAACCACGTCCCGAACGGAGGCCGGGAATGA
- a CDS encoding MFS transporter, translating into MTTAPTASATTTLHPVPPASVPIWRYLGLVLAPGVGSYAFNAVTVSLSQLHTEFSASDAGLELVVAGYGIPFATLLILGGRLGDRFGRHRMFTLGMVVFLVAALACSFPPNLGVLIAARIAQGLGAALCTPQVLATIQATSVGAARVRAISAFGASGGIGAALGQVAGGALASVTFGPLSGWRAVYWLAAAIAAAAVVLGRFAPRSTAHEAVDIDVAGTLQLGGGVLLLAAGLTFGPSLGWPWPVPVALVVGAVLLLALWRHQNRIERSGRVPLLPPSILRLPALQTGLLAAGLFFAGYGAILYVIPRALEHGLGLTPLDAGLLLLPFALVFTAVSLSLSRIQRWLGDRTLFWGVTLQGAALVLIAATVLLAWTPALPLLLQPSLVLLGAGQAMIFSPLTQAVVREIPVEAAGLSGGLFGTVQQLALSLGVILIGGICTAAGLTGQAEFAAGTFLDLGIALIVVLLALRLNRRRTAHE; encoded by the coding sequence ATGACCACCGCGCCCACCGCCTCAGCAACGACCACGCTCCACCCGGTCCCCCCGGCCTCCGTGCCGATCTGGCGCTATCTCGGCCTCGTCCTGGCGCCCGGCGTCGGGTCCTACGCCTTCAACGCCGTCACCGTCTCGCTTTCGCAGCTGCACACGGAGTTCTCCGCGTCCGATGCCGGGCTGGAGCTCGTCGTCGCCGGCTACGGGATCCCCTTCGCCACGCTGCTCATTCTGGGCGGGCGCCTCGGTGACCGCTTTGGCAGGCACCGCATGTTCACCCTCGGAATGGTCGTGTTCCTCGTGGCGGCCCTGGCCTGCTCCTTCCCGCCGAACCTCGGGGTCCTGATCGCCGCACGGATCGCACAAGGCCTCGGCGCCGCGCTCTGCACGCCCCAAGTGCTCGCCACGATCCAGGCGACGAGCGTGGGCGCGGCCCGCGTGCGGGCCATCTCCGCCTTCGGGGCCAGTGGCGGCATCGGTGCGGCGCTCGGTCAGGTGGCCGGCGGGGCGCTGGCGAGCGTCACGTTCGGGCCCCTCTCCGGCTGGCGCGCCGTCTACTGGCTCGCCGCGGCCATCGCGGCGGCCGCCGTCGTGCTCGGCCGCTTCGCACCCCGCAGCACAGCCCATGAGGCCGTGGACATCGACGTTGCGGGCACGCTCCAGCTCGGCGGCGGCGTCCTGCTGCTGGCCGCCGGTCTGACGTTCGGGCCGTCGCTCGGCTGGCCGTGGCCGGTGCCGGTCGCGCTCGTGGTGGGCGCGGTCCTTCTGCTCGCACTGTGGCGGCATCAGAACCGGATCGAACGGTCCGGCCGTGTGCCCCTCCTGCCGCCCAGCATCCTGCGTCTGCCGGCCCTGCAGACCGGGCTGCTCGCCGCCGGACTGTTCTTCGCCGGGTACGGAGCGATCCTCTACGTCATCCCGCGCGCCCTGGAACACGGTCTCGGCCTGACGCCCCTGGACGCGGGCCTCCTCCTGCTTCCCTTCGCCCTGGTGTTCACGGCCGTGTCCCTCAGCCTGTCCAGGATCCAGCGGTGGCTCGGGGACCGCACGCTGTTCTGGGGCGTCACGCTTCAGGGGGCGGCGCTCGTCCTGATCGCCGCGACCGTCCTCCTGGCCTGGACCCCGGCGCTTCCGTTGCTGCTGCAGCCCAGCCTGGTGCTCCTGGGCGCCGGACAGGCGATGATCTTCTCCCCGCTCACCCAGGCGGTGGTGCGCGAGATCCCAGTGGAGGCGGCCGGCCTGTCCGGCGGGCTGTTCGGCACCGTGCAGCAGCTCGCGCTCTCCCTGGGCGTCATCCTGATCGGCGGGATCTGCACCGCGGCAGGTCTGACGGGCCAAGCCGAGTTCGCCGCGGGAACGTTCCTTGACCTCGGGATCGCCCTGATCGTGGTGCTCCTGGCCCTCCGGCTGAACCGCCGTCGAACGGCTCATGAATAA